In one Massilia endophytica genomic region, the following are encoded:
- a CDS encoding TonB family protein, protein MSVQENRFLFIATAVSVAAHAALLTVHFVAPKEFKIEPTDPSLEVILVNAKHAQKPLKAEALAQANLDGGGNADAGRAKSPLPDMRKMETGDSVKAAKRRIQELEQLQKNLLTQVAKTTPYRASPVTEKSKPDPTPTGADLIESSKAIARMTAEITQTIEDQNKRPKRTYITPSTREVGYAMYYKQLQRRIEEIGTLNFPQKNGRKLYGELVVMIPIFQDGSIYMKEGGARIQSSSGNPALDEAALAIVRRAAPFGKFPPNMLSSDRDDLWVIITRFKFTREEKLETNLGGSN, encoded by the coding sequence ATGTCTGTTCAAGAAAACCGCTTCCTGTTTATCGCTACGGCTGTTTCCGTGGCGGCCCATGCGGCACTGCTGACTGTGCATTTCGTGGCGCCGAAAGAGTTCAAGATCGAGCCCACCGATCCCAGCCTGGAAGTCATCCTCGTCAATGCCAAGCACGCGCAGAAGCCGCTGAAGGCCGAGGCGCTGGCGCAGGCGAATCTGGACGGCGGCGGCAACGCCGATGCGGGCCGAGCCAAGTCGCCCCTGCCGGACATGCGCAAGATGGAGACCGGCGATTCCGTCAAGGCCGCCAAGCGCCGCATCCAGGAACTGGAGCAGCTGCAGAAAAACCTGCTGACCCAGGTGGCGAAGACTACCCCCTATCGCGCTTCCCCGGTCACGGAGAAGTCGAAGCCCGATCCCACGCCCACGGGCGCCGACCTGATAGAGAGCAGCAAGGCCATCGCCCGCATGACGGCCGAGATCACCCAGACCATCGAGGACCAGAACAAGCGGCCCAAGCGCACCTACATCACGCCCAGCACGCGCGAGGTGGGCTATGCCATGTATTACAAGCAGCTGCAGCGCCGCATCGAAGAGATCGGCACGCTGAACTTCCCGCAGAAAAACGGCCGCAAGCTGTATGGCGAACTGGTGGTGATGATTCCCATCTTCCAGGACGGCAGTATCTACATGAAGGAGGGCGGGGCGCGCATCCAGTCGAGCTCGGGCAATCCGGCCCTGGACGAGGCGGCCCTGGCCATCGTGCGCCGCGCGGCGCCTTTCGGCAAGTTCCCGCCCAATATGCTGTCCAGCGACCGCGACGACCTCTGGGTCATCATCACCCGCTTCAAGTTCACGCGCGAGGAAAAACTGGAAACGAATCTCGGAGGCTCGAACTGA
- a CDS encoding RNB domain-containing ribonuclease, protein MNVFFEESGDFKVGTVLSQAGEAYQVEMASGKRTKVKAKDVLLQYEKPDPATLMEQAKAIAAEIDLDFLWEVAGEEEFGFAELGAEYFGHAPLPHEAAGLILSLHSSPIYFYKKGRGRYKAAPEQSLKAALAGIEKKKQQAIVQQQYVDELKENRLPAAMQNIVQQLLFKPDKNTIEWKALEAACDELHSSPARLMLAVGGIGSAKDLHMAKFLFENFPRGHGFPDVPVPGVPDGLPLAAVEAFSIDDVTTTEIDDAFSVVHLEDGKVRVGIHIAAPGLGIKPDDAIDKLARSRMSTVYMPGDKITMLPDAIVDAFTLAEGKTCPALSLYATLDPSSWEVLSTETRAELVPIANNLRHNELDDVVNEATLASGEGEYPRKAELTLLWGWAQHLEAGRMVKREAFGLKPEQNNRVDFNFYVEDDVVTITRRKRGAPLDKIVAELMIFANSTWGKLMHDHGVPGIYRSQGQGVGGWNAKMQVRMVTHAAPHQGLGVDQYAWSTSPLRRYTDLVNQWQILACAQNGVTAPLVAPFKQKDANLFAIVSAFDAAYAAYADFQSNMERYWCLRWLGQEEARQVEAVVLKDEVLRLTEIPLIIRLAGMPPVARGAHVKLDVIRWDEVDLSIEARLLEVEDQAPETDLDFDDEEAPADPAAPTDAAAEVAELASEAVVTEPGQS, encoded by the coding sequence ATGAACGTCTTTTTTGAAGAATCCGGCGATTTCAAGGTCGGAACCGTGCTGTCGCAGGCTGGCGAGGCCTATCAGGTGGAGATGGCCAGCGGCAAGCGCACCAAGGTCAAAGCCAAAGACGTGCTGCTGCAGTACGAAAAGCCCGACCCCGCCACGCTGATGGAGCAGGCCAAGGCCATTGCGGCCGAGATCGACCTGGACTTCCTGTGGGAAGTGGCGGGCGAAGAGGAATTCGGCTTCGCCGAACTGGGCGCGGAATACTTCGGCCACGCGCCGCTGCCGCACGAGGCGGCGGGCCTGATCCTGAGCCTGCATTCCTCGCCCATCTACTTCTACAAGAAGGGCCGCGGCCGCTACAAGGCGGCGCCGGAACAGTCGCTGAAGGCGGCGCTGGCGGGCATCGAGAAGAAGAAGCAGCAGGCCATCGTCCAGCAGCAGTATGTGGACGAGCTCAAGGAAAACCGGCTCCCGGCGGCCATGCAGAACATCGTCCAGCAGCTGCTCTTCAAGCCGGACAAGAACACCATCGAATGGAAGGCCCTGGAAGCGGCCTGCGACGAGCTGCACAGCTCGCCTGCCCGCCTGATGCTGGCGGTGGGCGGCATCGGCTCGGCCAAGGACCTGCACATGGCCAAATTCCTCTTCGAGAACTTCCCGCGCGGCCACGGGTTCCCGGATGTGCCGGTGCCCGGCGTGCCGGACGGCCTGCCGCTGGCGGCCGTGGAAGCCTTCTCCATCGACGACGTGACCACCACCGAAATCGACGACGCCTTCTCCGTAGTGCACCTGGAGGATGGCAAGGTGCGGGTGGGTATTCACATCGCCGCGCCCGGCCTCGGCATCAAGCCGGACGACGCGATCGACAAGCTGGCGCGCAGCCGCATGTCCACCGTCTATATGCCGGGCGACAAGATCACCATGCTGCCGGACGCCATCGTGGACGCCTTCACGCTGGCCGAAGGCAAGACCTGCCCCGCGCTCTCGCTCTACGCGACGCTGGACCCGTCCAGCTGGGAAGTGCTCTCGACGGAAACGCGCGCCGAGCTGGTGCCCATTGCCAACAACCTGCGGCACAACGAGCTGGACGACGTGGTCAACGAGGCTACTCTGGCCAGCGGCGAAGGCGAGTACCCGCGCAAGGCCGAGCTGACGCTGCTGTGGGGCTGGGCCCAGCACCTGGAAGCGGGCCGCATGGTCAAGCGCGAGGCCTTCGGCCTCAAGCCCGAGCAGAACAACCGCGTGGACTTCAACTTCTACGTTGAAGACGACGTGGTGACGATTACCCGCCGCAAGCGCGGCGCGCCGCTGGACAAGATCGTGGCCGAGCTCATGATCTTCGCCAACAGCACCTGGGGCAAGCTCATGCACGACCATGGCGTGCCCGGCATCTACCGCAGCCAGGGGCAGGGCGTGGGCGGCTGGAACGCCAAGATGCAGGTGCGCATGGTCACGCACGCCGCGCCCCACCAGGGCCTCGGTGTCGACCAGTACGCCTGGAGCACCTCGCCGCTGCGCCGCTACACCGACCTCGTCAACCAATGGCAGATCCTCGCCTGCGCCCAGAACGGCGTGACGGCGCCGCTGGTGGCCCCCTTCAAGCAGAAGGACGCCAACCTCTTCGCGATTGTCTCCGCCTTTGACGCCGCCTACGCCGCCTATGCCGATTTCCAGTCCAACATGGAGCGCTACTGGTGCCTGCGCTGGCTGGGCCAGGAAGAGGCCAGGCAGGTGGAGGCCGTGGTGCTGAAGGACGAAGTGCTGCGTCTGACGGAGATTCCCCTGATCATCCGCCTGGCGGGCATGCCGCCGGTGGCACGCGGCGCGCACGTCAAGCTCGACGTCATCCGCTGGGACGAAGTCGACCTCTCGATCGAAGCCCGCCTGCTGGAAGTGGAAGACCAGGCCCCTGAAACCGACCTCGACTTCGACGACGAAGAAGCCCCGGCCGACCCGGCCGCGCCCACCGACGCCGCCGCCGAAGTCGCCGAGCTCGCGAGCGAAGCCGTCGTCACCGAACCCGGCCAATCGTAG
- a CDS encoding chorismate--pyruvate lyase family protein, translating into MREQSLRQANWHGHVLAVNAPQPLRHWLTSGGSLTAKLKAHSGAFRVQRLHQKTAICLRDEAAAIGLHRPGRVWEREVLLRCDNTPVVFAHTVVPMSADASDWPLFSALGERSLGSTLFGDPMVRRGELEYARLRASHPLIQRARAALESNGFARPDEQLLYARRCLYRRREGALLVTEVFLPPVLALRPHKITNTR; encoded by the coding sequence ATGAGAGAGCAGTCCCTGCGCCAGGCGAACTGGCATGGCCATGTGCTGGCCGTCAATGCGCCGCAGCCGCTGCGGCACTGGCTGACGAGTGGCGGATCGCTCACGGCCAAGCTCAAGGCGCACAGCGGCGCGTTCCGCGTGCAGCGCCTGCACCAGAAGACGGCCATCTGCCTGCGCGACGAAGCTGCGGCCATCGGCCTGCACCGGCCCGGCCGGGTGTGGGAGCGGGAAGTGCTGCTGCGGTGTGATAATACGCCCGTGGTGTTTGCGCACACGGTCGTGCCCATGTCGGCGGACGCCTCGGACTGGCCCCTGTTCAGCGCGTTGGGCGAGCGCTCGCTGGGCAGCACCCTGTTCGGCGACCCCATGGTGCGCCGGGGCGAACTTGAATATGCGCGGCTGCGCGCGAGCCATCCGCTCATCCAGCGCGCCCGGGCTGCGCTGGAGAGCAACGGCTTTGCGCGGCCCGATGAACAACTGCTGTATGCGCGGCGCTGCCTGTACCGGCGCCGCGAGGGCGCGCTGCTGGTGACGGAGGTTTTCCTGCCGCCGGTGCTGGCGCTGCGTCCCCACAAGATTACGAACACGAGATAA
- a CDS encoding YqiA/YcfP family alpha/beta fold hydrolase, whose product MILYLHGFRSSPLSMKSRLTGERMAQLGRSAEFLAPQLPASPRQAMEEAMAMVAGVPPEELSIVGSSLGGYYATWMAERLGCKAVLLNPAIVPMLDLSKHVGVTTEYHSGKPFEFKQEYIGELRAFEVAQISKPERYFLIAATGDEVLDYRDMVKHYAGARQRVIRGSDHAISEYASYVDEVLAFCGVA is encoded by the coding sequence ATGATCCTGTACCTGCACGGCTTCCGTTCCTCTCCGCTCTCCATGAAATCGCGCCTGACCGGCGAGCGCATGGCGCAGTTGGGACGGTCGGCCGAATTCCTCGCCCCCCAGCTGCCCGCCTCGCCGCGCCAGGCGATGGAGGAGGCCATGGCCATGGTGGCCGGAGTTCCGCCGGAGGAGCTGAGCATCGTGGGCTCGTCGCTCGGCGGCTACTACGCCACGTGGATGGCCGAGCGCCTCGGCTGCAAGGCCGTGCTGCTGAACCCCGCCATCGTGCCCATGCTCGACCTGAGCAAGCACGTGGGCGTGACCACCGAATACCACTCGGGCAAACCCTTCGAATTCAAGCAGGAATACATCGGCGAGCTGCGCGCCTTCGAAGTGGCGCAGATCAGCAAGCCCGAACGCTACTTCCTGATTGCCGCCACGGGCGACGAAGTGCTGGACTACCGCGACATGGTGAAGCACTACGCGGGCGCGCGCCAGCGCGTGATTCGGGGCAGCGACCACGCCATCAGCGAGTACGCCAGCTATGTGGACGAAGTGCTGGCCTTCTGCGGGGTGGCATGA
- the mpl gene encoding UDP-N-acetylmuramate:L-alanyl-gamma-D-glutamyl-meso-diaminopimelate ligase encodes MHIHILGICGTFMGGLAVLAKEAGHRVTGCDANVYPPMSTQLEAQGIDLIQGFGPEQTALNPDLYVIGNVISRGNPLIEEIMNRNLPFISGPQWIGEHILRDKWVLAVAGTHGKTTTSAMLAWILEDNGYAPGFLIGGVPMNFGISARLSGKGADSEFFVIEADEYDTAFFDKRSKFVHYHAKTAILNNLEYDHADIFPDIGAIETQFHHLVRTVPGIGRVIVNGDEESLQRVLKRGCWSEKEMFGSSPDAHWTMLEHPDGSFDVIFNGKHEATVHWKLTGKHNRYNALAAIGAARNVGVPIAQAAKSLESFESVKRRMEVRGVVNDITVYDDFAHHPTAIATTVGGLRQKLGQMGRILAVLEPRSNTMKLGAMKDALPGSLKDADLVFGYGSEKALGWSLGRALAPMGELATAYEDIDVMVEAIKAAARPGDHVVIMSNGGFGGVHGKLLEALKR; translated from the coding sequence ATGCACATTCACATCCTCGGCATTTGCGGCACCTTCATGGGCGGCCTGGCCGTGCTGGCGAAGGAAGCCGGGCACCGCGTGACGGGCTGCGACGCCAACGTCTACCCGCCGATGAGCACCCAGCTCGAAGCCCAGGGGATAGACCTGATCCAGGGCTTCGGCCCGGAGCAGACGGCGCTGAATCCGGACCTCTACGTGATCGGGAATGTGATCTCGCGCGGCAATCCGCTGATCGAAGAGATCATGAACCGCAACCTGCCCTTCATCTCCGGCCCGCAATGGATCGGCGAGCATATCCTGCGCGACAAATGGGTGCTGGCCGTGGCCGGCACGCACGGCAAGACCACCACCTCGGCCATGCTGGCCTGGATTTTGGAGGACAACGGCTATGCGCCGGGCTTCCTCATCGGCGGCGTGCCCATGAACTTCGGCATCTCTGCCCGGCTGTCGGGCAAGGGCGCCGACTCCGAATTCTTCGTGATCGAGGCGGACGAATACGACACCGCCTTCTTCGACAAGCGCTCCAAGTTCGTTCACTACCACGCCAAGACGGCCATCCTGAACAACCTGGAATACGACCATGCCGACATCTTCCCCGATATCGGCGCCATCGAAACCCAGTTCCACCACCTCGTGCGCACGGTGCCTGGCATCGGCCGGGTGATCGTGAACGGCGACGAGGAATCGCTGCAGCGCGTGCTGAAACGCGGCTGCTGGAGCGAGAAAGAGATGTTCGGCAGCAGTCCCGACGCCCACTGGACCATGCTGGAACACCCGGACGGCTCCTTCGACGTCATCTTCAACGGCAAGCACGAAGCCACCGTCCACTGGAAGCTCACGGGCAAGCACAATCGCTACAACGCCCTGGCCGCCATCGGCGCCGCGCGCAATGTGGGCGTGCCCATCGCGCAGGCAGCGAAATCGCTGGAGAGCTTCGAAAGCGTGAAGCGCCGCATGGAAGTGCGGGGCGTGGTCAACGACATTACTGTTTACGACGACTTCGCCCACCACCCCACGGCCATCGCCACCACGGTGGGCGGCCTGCGCCAGAAGCTGGGCCAGATGGGCCGCATCCTGGCCGTGCTGGAGCCGCGCTCCAACACCATGAAGCTGGGCGCCATGAAGGACGCTCTGCCCGGAAGCCTGAAGGACGCCGACCTGGTCTTCGGCTACGGCAGCGAAAAGGCCCTGGGCTGGAGCCTGGGCCGCGCCCTGGCGCCGATGGGGGAACTGGCCACGGCCTACGAAGATATCGATGTGATGGTGGAAGCGATCAAGGCGGCGGCCCGTCCGGGCGACCACGTGGTCATCATGAGCAACGGCGGCTTTGGCGGCGTGCATGGCAAGCTGCTCGAGGCCCTGAAGCGATGA
- a CDS encoding TlpA family protein disulfide reductase: MKKNKLALYGLVAVIFGAIGAWYGTRHKAEAPPPITATVAPGVTGPAKTLFSQRMLNDKGVEQALAQHQGKPLLVNFWAPWCAPCVEEMPELSQLAGENKKLQVIGIGIDSQANIAEFGQRFKIAYPLYVGGIGGSELSRTFGNTQGGLPFTVLIGADGQVKKTYLGRLKFDQLRSDLASM, translated from the coding sequence ATGAAGAAGAACAAGCTCGCCCTCTACGGCCTCGTCGCCGTGATCTTCGGCGCCATCGGCGCCTGGTACGGCACCCGCCACAAGGCCGAAGCCCCCCCGCCCATCACCGCCACCGTGGCGCCCGGCGTCACCGGCCCCGCCAAGACCCTGTTCAGCCAGCGCATGCTGAACGACAAGGGCGTGGAGCAGGCCCTGGCCCAGCACCAGGGCAAACCGCTGCTGGTGAATTTCTGGGCGCCCTGGTGCGCGCCCTGCGTGGAGGAGATGCCGGAACTGTCTCAGCTCGCGGGCGAGAACAAGAAGCTGCAAGTCATCGGCATCGGTATCGATTCCCAGGCCAACATCGCCGAATTCGGCCAGCGCTTCAAGATTGCCTACCCTCTTTATGTAGGCGGCATCGGCGGCTCGGAACTGTCCCGCACCTTCGGCAATACCCAGGGCGGCCTGCCCTTCACGGTGCTGATCGGCGCTGACGGACAGGTGAAGAAGACCTATCTCGGCCGCCTGAAATTCGATCAATTGCGTTCTGACCTAGCAAGCATGTAG
- the aroQ gene encoding type II 3-dehydroquinate dehydratase has product MAKNLLLLNGPNLNLLGTREPEVYGAHTLADVEQAAQAQAAAAGASLACFQSNHEGALIDRIHAARGEGVDFIVINPGGYTHTSVALRDALAGVAIPFVEVHISNIYKREAFRHHSYLSALAQGTICGLGIDGYRFAIDFALKSS; this is encoded by the coding sequence ATGGCAAAAAACCTGCTGCTGCTGAACGGCCCGAACCTCAATCTGCTGGGCACGCGCGAGCCTGAAGTCTACGGCGCGCACACCCTGGCGGACGTGGAGCAGGCTGCCCAGGCGCAGGCCGCCGCGGCGGGCGCAAGCCTGGCCTGCTTCCAGAGCAACCACGAAGGGGCATTGATCGACCGGATCCACGCCGCGCGCGGCGAGGGAGTGGATTTCATCGTCATCAATCCGGGCGGCTATACCCATACCAGCGTGGCCCTGCGCGACGCGTTGGCGGGCGTGGCCATTCCCTTTGTTGAAGTACATATCTCTAATATTTACAAGCGCGAAGCATTTCGCCACCACTCTTATCTCAGCGCCCTCGCGCAGGGAACGATCTGCGGCCTGGGCATCGACGGATATCGTTTTGCCATCGACTTTGCCTTAAAAAGCAGTTAA
- the accB gene encoding acetyl-CoA carboxylase biotin carboxyl carrier protein, translated as MDLRKLKTLIDLVAESDIAELEVTEGESKVRIVKSSAMPQNQVVMMQPQGAPAHFAPAAAPAAAPVAAAAPAVAAAAAEPSGHVVKSPMVGTFYRSSAPGSAPFVEVGATVKEGDTLCIIEAMKLLNEIDADKGGVITQILVENGQPVEFGQPLFVIG; from the coding sequence ATGGATCTACGCAAGCTCAAGACCTTGATTGACCTGGTTGCCGAGTCGGATATCGCCGAACTGGAAGTGACCGAAGGTGAAAGCAAAGTCCGTATCGTCAAATCCTCCGCCATGCCGCAAAACCAGGTCGTGATGATGCAGCCGCAAGGCGCTCCGGCCCATTTCGCTCCGGCTGCCGCACCGGCCGCAGCCCCCGTGGCCGCAGCCGCTCCCGCCGTGGCGGCCGCCGCTGCCGAACCTTCCGGCCATGTCGTGAAGTCGCCGATGGTCGGCACCTTCTACCGCTCCTCCGCTCCGGGCAGCGCTCCCTTCGTGGAAGTGGGCGCCACCGTGAAGGAAGGCGACACCCTCTGCATCATCGAAGCGATGAAGCTGCTGAACGAAATCGATGCCGACAAAGGCGGCGTCATTACCCAGATCCTGGTCGAGAACGGCCAGCCGGTCGAATTCGGTCAACCCCTGTTTGTGATCGGCTAA
- the accC gene encoding acetyl-CoA carboxylase biotin carboxylase subunit, with protein sequence MFEKILIANRGEIALRIQRACRELGIKTVVVHSEADKDAKYVKLADESVCIGPAASAQSYLNMPAIISAAEVTDAEAIHPGYGFLSENADFAERVEKSGFVFIGPRPEAIRMMGDKVSAKQAMIKAGVPCVPGSDGALPDDPKAIVQIARKVGYPVIIKAAGGGGGRGMRVVHTEAALLNAVTMTKTEAGAAFGNPEVYMEKYLENPRHVEIQILADEHKNAVWLGERDCSMQRRHQKVIEEAPAPGIPRKLIEKIGDRCAEACRKIGYRGAGTFEFLYENGEFYFIEMNTRVQVEHPVTEMITGIDIVQEQIRIACGEKLRFRQRDVMLSGHAIECRINAEDPFKFTPSPGRITAWHAPGGPGIRVDSHAYAGYFVPPNYDSMIGKVISYGATREQAIRRMQIALSEMVVEGILTNIPLHRELMVDGRFIEGGTNIHYLEQRLSEMPKAGS encoded by the coding sequence ATGTTTGAAAAAATCCTCATTGCCAACCGTGGAGAAATCGCGCTGCGTATCCAGCGCGCCTGCCGCGAATTGGGCATCAAGACCGTGGTGGTCCACTCCGAAGCGGACAAGGACGCGAAGTATGTGAAGCTGGCCGACGAATCGGTCTGCATCGGCCCTGCCGCTTCGGCGCAGAGCTACCTGAACATGCCCGCCATTATCAGCGCGGCGGAAGTGACGGACGCCGAAGCGATCCACCCCGGCTACGGCTTCCTGTCCGAGAACGCGGACTTCGCCGAACGCGTGGAGAAATCCGGCTTCGTCTTCATCGGCCCCCGTCCTGAAGCGATCCGCATGATGGGCGACAAGGTCTCCGCCAAGCAGGCCATGATCAAGGCAGGCGTGCCCTGCGTGCCCGGTTCGGATGGCGCGTTGCCGGACGATCCGAAGGCGATCGTGCAAATTGCGCGCAAGGTGGGCTACCCCGTCATCATCAAGGCCGCCGGCGGTGGCGGTGGACGCGGCATGCGCGTGGTGCATACCGAGGCGGCCCTGCTGAACGCCGTGACCATGACCAAGACCGAGGCGGGCGCCGCTTTCGGCAATCCCGAAGTCTATATGGAGAAGTACCTGGAGAATCCGCGCCACGTGGAGATCCAGATCCTGGCCGACGAGCACAAGAACGCCGTCTGGCTGGGCGAGCGCGACTGCTCCATGCAGCGCCGCCACCAGAAAGTGATCGAGGAAGCGCCGGCGCCGGGCATTCCGCGCAAGCTGATCGAAAAGATCGGCGACCGCTGCGCCGAAGCCTGCCGCAAGATCGGCTACCGCGGCGCGGGCACCTTCGAGTTCCTGTACGAGAACGGCGAGTTCTACTTCATCGAGATGAACACCCGCGTGCAGGTGGAGCACCCGGTCACGGAAATGATCACCGGTATCGACATCGTGCAGGAGCAGATCCGCATCGCCTGCGGCGAGAAGCTGCGCTTCCGCCAGCGCGACGTCATGCTCTCCGGCCACGCCATCGAGTGCCGCATCAATGCGGAAGACCCGTTCAAGTTTACCCCGTCGCCGGGCCGCATCACGGCGTGGCACGCACCGGGCGGCCCCGGCATCCGTGTCGATTCGCACGCTTACGCGGGCTACTTCGTGCCGCCGAACTACGATTCCATGATCGGCAAGGTGATCTCCTATGGCGCCACGCGCGAACAGGCGATCCGCCGCATGCAGATCGCGCTCTCGGAAATGGTGGTTGAGGGTATCCTCACCAATATTCCGCTGCACCGCGAACTGATGGTGGACGGCCGCTTCATCGAAGGCGGCACCAACATCCATTACCTGGAGCAGCGCCTGTCCGAAATGCCAAAGGCCGGTTCATGA
- the prmA gene encoding 50S ribosomal protein L11 methyltransferase: MSWTEIVIEVALDHAEALSDALMEAGALSVSVEDADEGTDAEKPLFGEPGMEPKEAAWEHSRVVALTDVDADQAAIVAAAAEAIHLPEVPKFTTRKVADEDWVRLTQSQFEPIHIGKNIWVVPSWHEAPDASALVLELDPGLAFGTGSHPTTRLCMEWLEAHPAPGKSVLDYGCGSGILAMVARKLGAAPVAGVDIDPQAIESARDNAERNAVADIEYFVPEDFAQSAFAEQRFDIVVANILSSPLKLMAPMLSGRVADGGSLILSGVLARQAEEVAAAYAPFIKMGVWAEHDGWVALHGRLGSDTVPPAR, from the coding sequence ATGAGCTGGACTGAAATCGTCATCGAAGTCGCCCTCGATCACGCGGAGGCCCTGTCCGACGCGCTGATGGAGGCGGGCGCCCTGTCCGTGTCCGTGGAGGATGCGGACGAAGGCACCGACGCGGAAAAACCGCTGTTCGGCGAGCCGGGCATGGAGCCCAAGGAAGCCGCGTGGGAACACAGCCGCGTGGTGGCCCTGACCGACGTCGATGCCGACCAGGCAGCCATCGTGGCTGCCGCCGCCGAGGCAATCCATCTGCCGGAAGTTCCCAAGTTCACCACCCGCAAGGTGGCGGACGAGGACTGGGTGCGCCTGACGCAGTCCCAGTTCGAGCCTATCCATATCGGCAAGAACATCTGGGTGGTGCCGAGCTGGCACGAAGCGCCGGACGCTTCCGCCCTCGTGCTGGAGCTCGATCCCGGCCTGGCCTTCGGCACCGGTTCGCATCCCACCACCCGCCTGTGCATGGAGTGGCTGGAAGCGCATCCCGCGCCGGGCAAGTCAGTGCTGGACTACGGCTGCGGCTCCGGCATCCTGGCCATGGTGGCGCGCAAGCTGGGCGCCGCGCCGGTGGCCGGTGTCGATATCGACCCGCAGGCCATCGAATCGGCGCGCGACAATGCCGAACGCAATGCGGTGGCCGACATCGAATACTTCGTGCCGGAAGATTTTGCGCAATCCGCCTTCGCGGAGCAGCGCTTCGACATCGTGGTGGCGAACATCCTGTCCTCGCCGCTGAAACTGATGGCGCCGATGCTGTCCGGCCGAGTGGCCGACGGCGGCTCCCTGATCCTGTCCGGCGTGCTCGCGCGCCAGGCGGAGGAAGTGGCGGCGGCCTATGCGCCCTTCATCAAGATGGGCGTGTGGGCCGAACATGACGGGTGGGTCGCGCTGCACGGCCGTCTGGGCAGCGATACCGTACCTCCCGCGCGCTAA
- a CDS encoding DUF3426 domain-containing protein produces the protein MALATKCPHCNTIFRVAHDQLKLRGGIVRCGACNEVFDGNAALVEPLAKPSPVMPAVPVASPHPETVEETAAALAPAAFLDEPELAEESPALPPEPEPELMEALAADIDTEEAPAETTEEGEVAEAGVQPLSEPDAEEAHAEDGEPEEPPAAETLDFIVDPDAFADPLPAPSAAGGEADTPQEHIVAAALDDAHHFDDLPAREAAPDSEPAEEPIASEAEDAGAAPPAPPEGTADDDAEAKRSADQSAAAELPALESASLAAGAVAMAPEPEAEADGDEPGFVKRANRRQRLQRVGKVVMAFGTPILLAGLLAQGVATFRNPLAASFPQLKPTLNSLCQPLGCKVELPMQIDMLAIEQGELQTLADNTYSYVTVLRNQARNPQAWPSIELVLNDSADKPVLRRVFAPRDYLPSQAELDKGFAPRSEQPVKLYFELSQVKASGYHIAIFYP, from the coding sequence ATGGCGCTCGCCACCAAATGCCCCCACTGTAATACGATCTTCCGGGTCGCCCACGACCAGTTGAAATTGCGTGGGGGCATAGTGCGCTGCGGCGCCTGCAATGAAGTCTTCGACGGCAATGCGGCCCTTGTGGAGCCGCTTGCCAAGCCCTCCCCCGTCATGCCCGCCGTGCCTGTGGCAAGCCCTCACCCCGAAACCGTCGAGGAAACCGCCGCCGCCCTGGCGCCTGCGGCCTTCCTGGACGAACCGGAGCTGGCAGAAGAAAGCCCGGCGCTTCCTCCCGAGCCCGAGCCTGAGCTTATGGAAGCGCTGGCGGCGGATATCGATACCGAAGAAGCTCCCGCCGAGACCACGGAGGAAGGCGAGGTCGCCGAAGCAGGTGTCCAGCCCTTGAGCGAGCCCGATGCGGAAGAGGCGCACGCCGAAGACGGCGAGCCGGAAGAGCCGCCCGCAGCCGAGACCCTGGACTTCATCGTCGACCCGGACGCCTTTGCCGATCCGCTTCCCGCGCCCAGCGCTGCCGGGGGCGAGGCCGACACGCCGCAGGAACATATCGTGGCCGCCGCGCTGGACGACGCCCACCACTTCGACGACCTGCCTGCCCGGGAAGCTGCGCCCGACTCCGAGCCCGCCGAAGAGCCGATCGCCAGCGAAGCGGAAGACGCCGGCGCCGCCCCGCCCGCGCCGCCGGAAGGCACGGCCGACGACGACGCGGAAGCCAAACGCAGCGCCGACCAATCGGCCGCCGCCGAGCTGCCTGCGCTGGAAAGCGCCTCCCTGGCCGCAGGCGCCGTTGCCATGGCGCCAGAGCCGGAGGCCGAAGCGGATGGCGACGAACCGGGCTTCGTCAAGCGCGCCAACCGCCGCCAGCGCCTGCAGCGCGTCGGCAAGGTGGTGATGGCCTTCGGCACGCCCATCCTGCTGGCCGGCCTGCTGGCCCAGGGCGTGGCCACTTTCCGCAACCCGCTGGCCGCCAGCTTCCCCCAGCTCAAGCCCACGCTGAACTCCCTCTGCCAGCCGCTGGGCTGCAAGGTCGAGCTGCCGATGCAGATCGACATGCTGGCCATCGAACAGGGCGAGCTGCAGACCCTGGCCGACAATACCTACAGCTACGTCACCGTGCTGCGCAACCAGGCCCGCAATCCGCAGGCCTGGCCTTCCATTGAACTGGTGCTGAACGACAGCGCCGACAAGCCCGTGCTGCGCCGGGTCTTCGCCCCGCGCGACTACCTGCCCTCGCAGGCCGAATTGGACAAGGGCTTCGCCCCGCGCAGCGAGCAGCCCGTGAAGCTCTATTTTGAACTCAGCCAGGTGAAAGCCTCCGGCTACCACATCGCCATCTTCTACCCCTAA